In one window of Coralliovum pocilloporae DNA:
- a CDS encoding metal-dependent hydrolase, with amino-acid sequence MHHSEHEILPRDLRFGLSDNPVRNWFAGDPIKTAMMNSMSIFLPEGERFFIRSLKHYAKKTDNAELISHIDGYARQEAFHTREHEDYNESLRRLGYDVNRMEAPIRQALRMKHKPVYDVALTCAIEHMTATLSIATLRNTKLLEGAEPAYRRLWMWHALEELEHAGVALEVFEKATSKVSPWKRYLLRTATMNATLIVFVVTFIRNMRLMLKADGESTGLSFWAKLFWVSFVSPGYTRLGFIHLARYYSPWFHPSSETIDALIVKGRAWLEEELAPDQSGALPAPAE; translated from the coding sequence ATGCATCATTCCGAGCACGAGATTCTGCCAAGAGACCTGCGGTTTGGCCTGTCTGATAATCCCGTACGGAACTGGTTTGCCGGAGATCCGATCAAGACTGCCATGATGAATTCCATGTCGATCTTTCTGCCTGAAGGAGAGCGTTTCTTCATCAGGTCTCTGAAGCATTACGCAAAGAAGACCGACAATGCCGAGCTCATCAGCCATATTGACGGCTATGCCCGGCAGGAAGCTTTCCACACCCGCGAACATGAAGACTATAATGAGTCGCTGCGCAGACTGGGATATGACGTCAACCGCATGGAGGCCCCCATCCGTCAGGCCCTGCGCATGAAGCACAAGCCGGTCTATGATGTGGCCCTCACCTGCGCCATTGAGCACATGACTGCCACGCTCTCCATCGCCACCCTGAGAAATACGAAACTTCTTGAGGGAGCGGAGCCAGCCTACAGGCGTCTGTGGATGTGGCATGCTCTTGAGGAACTGGAGCATGCAGGCGTCGCCCTTGAGGTCTTTGAGAAAGCCACCTCCAAGGTTTCTCCCTGGAAACGCTATCTGTTGAGAACAGCCACGATGAATGCAACGCTGATTGTGTTCGTGGTGACGTTTATTCGGAACATGAGACTGATGCTGAAAGCCGATGGAGAATCAACCGGGCTCTCCTTCTGGGCGAAACTGTTCTGGGTCAGTTTCGTCTCTCCCGGATATACCCGGCTCGGCTTCATCCATCTGGCCCGGTATTATTCACCCTGGTTCCATCCAAGCTCGGAAACAATCGACGCCCTGATCGTAAAAGGGAGAGCATGGCTGGAAGAAGAGCTGGCACCAGACCAGTCCGGAGCCTTGCCTGCTCCCGCAGAGTAA
- a CDS encoding MerR family transcriptional regulator: MQRIYTISDLAEEFGVTTRTLRFYEDRKLVSPTRRGSRRLYSQRDRTRLKLILRGKRLGFELSEISEIISMYEAKPGERGQLETLMGRIAQRRDELLRKRRDLDVTLAELDAVETGCRKRLKEMMSDE; this comes from the coding sequence ATGCAGCGCATTTACACGATATCCGATCTTGCGGAGGAATTCGGCGTTACGACCCGGACATTGCGGTTCTATGAGGATCGCAAGCTTGTCAGCCCAACCCGCCGGGGAAGCAGACGGCTCTATTCCCAGAGGGACAGGACGCGGCTGAAACTCATTCTGAGGGGCAAGCGGCTCGGGTTTGAGCTATCTGAAATCTCTGAAATCATCAGCATGTATGAAGCCAAGCCCGGTGAACGCGGCCAGCTTGAAACCCTGATGGGCCGGATTGCCCAACGCCGTGATGAGCTTTTGCGAAAGCGCCGCGATCTTGATGTTACCCTTGCTGAGCTGGATGCCGTTGAAACCGGCTGCCGGAAGCGCTTGAAGGAGATGATGTCCGATGAGTGA
- the mgtE gene encoding magnesium transporter has translation MAETDTIAADQTTTPAYLPRDDRDNIDPFFLDRIDIALETSDFDEIRELTRDLHETDMAELIDALDADERVQLIRVLGDDFDFTALTELDENIRNQVIDALPDEQVAEGFLDLDSDDAVFILEDLDEEDQVKILSKLPIADRIKLQRGLDYPEDSAGRIMQSDFIAIPPFWTVGQAIDYMREAEDLPDQFYDLLVVDVRFTLLGTVPLNTLLRTKRPTKIQDIMLDARHMVKPDEDQEEVAHLFERYNLVTTAVIDDTDRLVGVITIDDIVDVIQEEADEDIKRLAGVGDEEISDNIVETIKSRFVWLLVNLGTAILASFVIGLFDGTLQEMVALAVLMPIVASMGGNAGTQTMTVAVRALATRDLDNLNVRRFITRETLVGLLNGVIFALIIGVVTVVWFGNAELAGVIAVAMVINMVSAGMAGIFIPLCLEKTGADPAIASSVFVTTVTDVVGFYAFLGLAAWWFVL, from the coding sequence ATGGCGGAAACCGATACGATCGCAGCAGACCAGACGACAACACCTGCCTATCTGCCGCGTGATGATCGGGACAATATCGATCCCTTTTTTCTTGACCGTATTGATATTGCGCTTGAGACATCCGATTTCGATGAAATCCGCGAGCTGACGCGGGATCTTCATGAAACCGATATGGCTGAACTCATCGACGCGCTGGACGCGGATGAGAGGGTTCAGCTTATCCGGGTTCTTGGGGATGACTTTGACTTCACGGCCCTGACCGAGCTTGATGAAAATATCCGTAATCAGGTGATTGATGCGCTGCCTGATGAACAGGTCGCCGAGGGGTTTCTGGACCTTGATTCTGATGACGCTGTTTTCATTCTGGAAGACCTTGATGAGGAAGATCAGGTCAAGATTCTCTCCAAGCTGCCTATCGCTGACCGGATCAAGCTGCAGCGAGGTCTGGATTATCCGGAGGATTCAGCCGGCCGTATCATGCAGTCGGACTTCATTGCCATTCCGCCGTTCTGGACGGTGGGACAGGCGATTGACTATATGCGGGAAGCGGAGGACCTTCCGGACCAGTTCTATGACCTTCTGGTGGTGGATGTGCGGTTCACGTTGTTGGGGACCGTGCCGCTGAATACGCTTTTGCGTACCAAACGGCCGACCAAGATCCAGGACATCATGCTGGACGCCCGGCATATGGTGAAGCCGGATGAGGATCAGGAAGAGGTTGCTCATCTTTTCGAGCGCTACAATCTTGTGACCACAGCAGTGATTGATGACACCGACCGCCTTGTTGGTGTCATTACGATTGATGACATCGTTGACGTTATTCAGGAAGAGGCGGATGAGGATATCAAGCGCCTGGCCGGTGTTGGTGATGAGGAAATCTCGGATAATATCGTCGAGACCATCAAAAGCCGTTTCGTCTGGCTACTGGTCAATCTTGGAACGGCCATTCTTGCGTCATTTGTCATTGGCCTGTTCGATGGAACCCTTCAGGAAATGGTGGCACTGGCGGTTCTGATGCCGATTGTGGCGTCTATGGGAGGCAATGCGGGCACCCAGACGATGACCGTGGCCGTGCGTGCTCTTGCGACCCGCGATCTCGATAATCTGAATGTCAGGCGTTTTATTACGCGTGAAACCCTCGTTGGCCTGTTGAACGGGGTGATTTTCGCGCTGATTATCGGTGTGGTCACCGTTGTCTGGTTTGGCAATGCGGAGCTGGCCGGTGTGATTGCGGTTGCTATGGTGATCAACATGGTCTCGGCAGGCATGGCGGGCATTTTTATTCCGCTCTGCCTTGAGAAGACCGGCGCTGACCCGGCGATTGCGTCATCAGTATTTGTAACCACCGTGACCGATGTGGTGGGATTCTATGCCTTCCTGGGGCTGGCCGCCTGGTGGTTTGTGCTCTGA
- a CDS encoding PaaI family thioesterase — MSDFVVRDPDYDARIRRSFARQSFMGLMGVELCHIAPGAVDLKVAARSDLEQQHGFFHAGVTSSVADSAAGYAALSLFEAGAGVLTVEFKINLLAPGQGDALLARGRVVKSGRTLTLAKADVFALQEDAETPVATGLFTMIQKQGLAD, encoded by the coding sequence ATGAGTGATTTTGTTGTCCGGGATCCAGACTATGACGCTCGCATTCGGCGCAGCTTTGCCCGACAGAGTTTTATGGGGCTTATGGGTGTCGAGCTTTGTCACATAGCACCTGGTGCGGTGGACCTGAAAGTCGCTGCACGATCTGATCTGGAACAGCAGCATGGCTTCTTTCATGCGGGCGTAACATCATCGGTTGCTGATAGTGCTGCGGGATATGCTGCGCTCAGCCTGTTTGAGGCCGGTGCCGGTGTTCTGACAGTTGAGTTCAAGATCAATCTTCTGGCGCCTGGCCAGGGGGATGCGCTTCTTGCCCGGGGCCGGGTGGTGAAGTCGGGGCGTACCCTGACCCTGGCGAAGGCGGATGTCTTTGCTCTTCAGGAGGATGCTGAGACACCGGTAGCCACAGGTCTGTTCACAATGATTCAGAAACAGGGTTTAGCCGACTAG
- a CDS encoding FAD binding domain-containing protein, with translation MIPGSFDYHRPSSLTAAIALLSDHGDTARVVAGGHSLIPMMKLRMADFDHIVDLSAISDLQGISIDGSTIRIGAMVTQHELITNDVLANAAPIIRETALQIADPQVRYMGTIGGNIANGDPGNDMPGLMQCLDAKFHLTGPNGERSVAARDFYEAAYFTAREDEEILTHVSFQTPGGGYAYAKQKRKIGDYATAAAAVLISRSGDTCTSASIALTNLADIPLYCEAAVDALVGSTLDDAAIKAAVSAAVDITEPSEDNRGPIEFKKHVAGVIIRRAIDSAIARA, from the coding sequence ATGATTCCAGGATCGTTCGATTATCATCGACCGAGCAGCCTGACTGCAGCCATTGCACTGCTGTCAGACCACGGCGATACAGCCCGCGTGGTTGCAGGCGGGCACAGCCTCATACCCATGATGAAACTGCGGATGGCAGACTTCGATCACATCGTTGATCTCAGCGCCATTTCCGATCTCCAGGGTATTTCCATTGACGGAAGCACAATCAGAATTGGCGCCATGGTGACCCAGCATGAGCTGATCACCAATGACGTTCTGGCGAATGCCGCTCCAATCATCCGCGAGACAGCCCTTCAGATTGCTGACCCCCAGGTCCGCTACATGGGCACGATTGGAGGCAACATCGCCAATGGTGACCCGGGCAATGACATGCCGGGTCTGATGCAGTGTCTTGATGCAAAGTTTCATCTGACCGGCCCCAATGGTGAGCGCTCTGTAGCCGCACGTGACTTCTACGAAGCGGCCTATTTCACAGCGCGCGAGGATGAGGAAATTCTCACCCATGTGAGTTTCCAGACACCCGGTGGGGGTTATGCCTATGCCAAGCAGAAGCGCAAGATTGGTGACTATGCAACAGCAGCCGCAGCGGTTCTCATCTCCAGGTCCGGCGATACATGCACATCCGCATCTATCGCCCTGACAAACCTCGCCGATATCCCGCTCTACTGCGAGGCGGCAGTCGACGCATTGGTCGGATCAACTCTCGATGATGCAGCGATTAAGGCGGCAGTCAGCGCAGCCGTCGATATCACGGAACCGTCCGAGGACAATCGCGGGCCGATTGAGTTCAAGAAACATGTGGCAGGCGTCATCATTCGGCGTGCCATCGACAGCGCCATCGCGCGCGCCTGA
- a CDS encoding MHYT domain-containing protein produces the protein MLTYTYDITLVVASLAISMMAAFTGLTLTNGISALPVPTRKLIIGMAAIVLGGGIWSMHFVAILALQLPVPVIYDSALTLGSILIAILMAGTSLLFMHFGERNWRNIIIAGAILGNGIVVMHYVGMSGIQGCLVLFGWSGRLLSVLLATLTGIAAIWIAYRERTRLNIILSTLIFGSSVVIVHFTAMYWTGFAVSPDDAPVSPSIENADLALIVILAGFFICGGFLLSAATFLMPKQKTEPAASPSEPDPEAQSEDASDTETSLPDTDTPLVRIPYERDGKTYFLPLNDVAAIRAEGHYTLLYTETEKLFCPWSISVAEKRLPDTVYLKTHRSYLVNISHVSGFERRKDNGACLFDHIESLKTVPVSRTRVNPVREALGL, from the coding sequence TTGCTGACCTATACCTATGACATAACGCTTGTTGTGGCGTCATTAGCCATTTCCATGATGGCTGCTTTCACCGGGCTGACCCTGACCAACGGGATCTCGGCGCTGCCCGTGCCAACCCGCAAGCTGATCATCGGCATGGCAGCAATTGTTCTGGGCGGTGGCATCTGGTCCATGCATTTTGTTGCAATCCTCGCCCTGCAGCTCCCGGTTCCGGTGATTTATGATTCTGCCCTGACCCTTGGTTCCATTCTGATTGCCATCCTGATGGCAGGCACGTCCCTGCTCTTCATGCATTTTGGCGAACGGAACTGGCGCAACATCATTATTGCGGGGGCGATCCTGGGCAATGGAATCGTCGTCATGCACTATGTGGGCATGTCCGGCATTCAGGGGTGTCTGGTCCTGTTTGGCTGGAGTGGACGCTTGCTGTCCGTTCTCCTCGCCACCCTTACAGGGATTGCAGCAATCTGGATTGCCTATCGCGAGCGAACACGGCTCAACATCATTCTCAGCACCCTGATTTTCGGCTCCTCAGTGGTGATTGTTCACTTCACGGCCATGTACTGGACAGGTTTTGCGGTCTCACCTGATGATGCACCGGTTTCACCATCCATCGAAAATGCCGACCTGGCCCTGATTGTGATCCTGGCAGGCTTCTTTATCTGCGGTGGCTTTCTTCTGTCTGCAGCAACCTTCCTGATGCCAAAGCAGAAGACGGAGCCGGCGGCCTCTCCTTCAGAGCCGGATCCAGAGGCCCAGTCTGAAGATGCATCCGATACGGAAACCAGCCTTCCAGACACAGATACCCCTCTCGTCCGCATCCCCTATGAGCGGGATGGCAAGACCTACTTTCTGCCTCTGAACGACGTCGCAGCCATTCGGGCAGAGGGGCATTACACCCTTCTCTATACAGAGACAGAAAAACTGTTCTGCCCGTGGTCAATCTCGGTCGCCGAGAAACGCCTGCCGGATACGGTCTATCTGAAGACACACAGATCATATCTGGTGAACATCAGTCACGTCTCCGGCTTCGAGCGGCGGAAGGACAACGGAGCCTGCCTGTTCGACCATATCGAAAGCCTCAAGACAGTCCCGGTCAGTCGCACACGAGTCAATCCTGTCCGGGAAGCGCTCGGCCTGTAA
- the lipB gene encoding lipoyl(octanoyl) transferase LipB: protein MVNGRDELTDLSLRRQEEMPVDWVVSDGLTDYPDAVEEMERRVADIAAGHCAERVWLLEHPPLYTAGTSADDSDLVMPDRFPVFQTGRGGQHTYHGPGQRVAYVMLDLKERGQDVRRFVAGLEEWLIRSLWHFHIRGERREDRVGVWVRRPEKGADVEDKIAALGIRVRRGITFHGISLNVDPDLDHFGGIIPCGIQEHGVTSLTDLGLPVSLPEADMVLRTEFEQIFGPTRSVSGT, encoded by the coding sequence ATGGTTAACGGTCGTGATGAGCTGACGGATCTGAGCTTGAGACGACAGGAGGAGATGCCGGTTGACTGGGTGGTGAGTGATGGCCTCACGGACTATCCTGATGCGGTTGAGGAAATGGAGCGCCGTGTGGCGGATATTGCTGCTGGGCACTGTGCCGAGAGGGTCTGGCTCCTGGAGCATCCGCCACTCTATACAGCTGGCACCAGCGCTGATGATTCTGACCTTGTGATGCCGGATCGGTTTCCGGTGTTTCAGACGGGGCGGGGCGGTCAGCATACCTATCACGGGCCGGGACAACGCGTGGCTTATGTGATGCTGGACCTCAAGGAGCGGGGGCAGGATGTTCGCCGGTTTGTCGCAGGCCTCGAAGAATGGCTGATCCGCAGCCTCTGGCATTTTCATATTCGCGGTGAGAGGCGGGAAGACCGGGTTGGTGTCTGGGTCAGAAGACCTGAAAAAGGTGCGGATGTGGAAGACAAGATCGCCGCACTTGGTATTCGGGTTCGCCGAGGCATAACCTTTCATGGAATCAGTCTGAATGTGGACCCCGATCTTGATCATTTCGGCGGCATCATACCATGCGGTATTCAGGAACATGGTGTGACCAGTCTTACGGATCTCGGATTGCCGGTGTCGCTTCCTGAGGCGGATATGGTTCTGAGAACCGAGTTTGAACAGATTTTTGGCCCGACCCGATCGGTAAGCGGCACGTAA
- a CDS encoding isovaleryl-CoA dehydrogenase, producing the protein MRNDFSSFNFNLGETADMIRDSVRNFAADEIAPRADDIDRTDEFPMDLWQKMGTLGVLGVTADEQYGGSGLGYLEHVVAMEEISRASASVGLSYGAHSNLCVNQISRNGTEEQKQKYLPKLISGEHVGALAMSEPGAGSDVVSMRLRAEKTGDRYILNGNKMWITNGPDAETLVVYAKTDPDAGSRGITAFLIEKNMPGFSVAQKLDKLGMRGSHTGELVFENCEVPEENILGEEGRGVNVLMSGLDYERAVLSAGPLGIMQACMDVVLPYVHERKQFGQPIGTFQLMQGKLADMYVTMNACKAYVYQVAQACDRGETTREDAAGAILYAGEKATWMALEAIQCLGGMGYISESPTGRLLRDAKLYEIGAGTSEIRRMLIGRELFERTK; encoded by the coding sequence ATGCGTAATGACTTTTCGAGCTTCAATTTCAACCTTGGTGAAACAGCGGACATGATCCGCGATTCCGTCCGTAATTTTGCTGCAGATGAAATCGCGCCAAGAGCAGATGATATCGACCGGACGGATGAATTCCCCATGGACCTCTGGCAGAAGATGGGGACGCTGGGTGTGCTTGGCGTTACGGCTGATGAGCAATATGGCGGCTCAGGCCTTGGTTATCTCGAGCATGTTGTGGCGATGGAGGAGATTTCCCGTGCTTCTGCATCTGTCGGCCTGTCCTACGGGGCGCATTCCAATCTCTGTGTCAACCAGATCAGCCGGAACGGCACTGAAGAGCAGAAACAGAAATATCTGCCAAAGCTTATTTCCGGTGAGCATGTCGGGGCTCTGGCCATGTCAGAGCCGGGTGCCGGGTCAGATGTGGTTTCCATGCGCCTGCGAGCCGAGAAAACCGGTGACCGGTATATTCTCAACGGCAATAAGATGTGGATCACCAATGGACCAGATGCCGAGACGCTGGTGGTTTATGCCAAGACTGATCCCGATGCCGGGTCGCGCGGGATTACGGCCTTTCTGATCGAAAAGAACATGCCGGGCTTTTCTGTGGCTCAGAAACTCGACAAGCTGGGTATGCGGGGCTCTCATACCGGTGAGCTGGTCTTTGAAAACTGTGAGGTGCCGGAAGAGAATATCCTGGGCGAAGAAGGGCGGGGCGTGAATGTCCTGATGTCCGGTCTTGACTATGAGCGGGCCGTGCTGTCCGCCGGACCTCTTGGTATCATGCAGGCCTGTATGGATGTGGTTCTGCCTTATGTGCATGAACGCAAGCAGTTCGGACAGCCTATCGGGACGTTTCAGCTCATGCAGGGCAAGCTGGCAGATATGTATGTCACCATGAATGCCTGCAAGGCCTATGTGTATCAGGTCGCGCAGGCCTGCGATCGTGGTGAAACAACCCGGGAAGATGCCGCCGGAGCCATTCTCTATGCGGGGGAGAAAGCCACCTGGATGGCGCTTGAGGCGATCCAGTGCCTCGGTGGTATGGGCTATATCAGTGAGAGCCCGACCGGGCGGCTTCTGCGGGATGCAAAACTTTATGAGATTGGTGCCGGAACCTCGGAAATCCGACGGATGCTGATTGGCAGGGAATTGTTCGAAAGAACGAAATAA
- a CDS encoding (2Fe-2S)-binding protein, with protein sequence MTKTSITFTVNGQETTVEAEPRELLIHVLREQLEITGPHIGCETSHCGACTIDIDGKSVKSCTLFAVQADGANLTTIEGIGNPDSLHVLQIMFREHHGLQCGFCTPGMITRAYRFLQENPDPTEEEVRFGMAGNLCRCTGYQNIVKAIMAAAAELNAAQEAAE encoded by the coding sequence ATGACAAAGACAAGCATCACCTTCACCGTCAACGGACAGGAAACAACGGTCGAAGCAGAACCTCGCGAGCTCCTGATTCACGTACTCAGGGAGCAACTGGAAATCACCGGCCCACATATCGGCTGCGAGACGTCACACTGCGGGGCCTGCACCATCGATATAGATGGAAAGTCAGTCAAATCCTGCACGCTTTTCGCAGTTCAGGCAGACGGAGCCAACCTCACCACAATCGAAGGAATCGGCAACCCGGATTCCCTGCATGTTCTCCAGATCATGTTTCGTGAGCATCACGGTCTGCAATGCGGCTTCTGCACCCCCGGGATGATCACCCGTGCCTATCGGTTCCTGCAGGAAAACCCGGACCCGACAGAAGAAGAAGTAAGGTTCGGTATGGCTGGCAATCTCTGCCGCTGCACAGGTTACCAGAACATCGTCAAAGCCATTATGGCAGCAGCCGCTGAGCTGAATGCCGCACAGGAGGCAGCAGAATGA
- a CDS encoding FliM/FliN family flagellar motor switch protein has product MTTIQNVEVEIAVLLGTSQIPVHQLLRMGRGAIIELNTHEDDDVQILANNIPVAKGQVVLNGEHVGISITEVLFRSAAFRPSDNVKRV; this is encoded by the coding sequence GTGACGACGATCCAGAATGTCGAAGTGGAAATCGCTGTCCTGCTTGGCACATCCCAGATCCCCGTTCATCAGCTGCTGCGCATGGGTCGTGGTGCCATTATCGAACTCAACACCCATGAGGACGATGACGTTCAGATTCTGGCCAACAATATCCCGGTCGCCAAGGGTCAGGTGGTTCTGAATGGAGAGCATGTGGGCATTTCCATCACCGAAGTTCTCTTCCGCTCAGCCGCTTTCCGCCCGTCCGACAATGTGAAACGCGTGTGA
- a CDS encoding class I SAM-dependent methyltransferase → MASKLFNTVIRLVEQGRLPETRKWFWKQTYNLLSRVWSDKDWAFMNYGYMPDVPFPLDTEDEPDRAFIGLYQQAVDGLDLNEKTVVEVGSGRGGGSSYIARYFKPASMTGLDYSPATVKRARKVIPPHPALAFDVGDAEALPLADESVDIIVNIESSHCYSNLPKFFSEVERVLKPGGVFTWADIRASSMMESLENQFAETGLVDVRRMELTPGVIKALDAMSERKKARIGRIPLISKFLMEFAATENTKLYKGFRNGKVRYLARRFQKPE, encoded by the coding sequence ATGGCCAGCAAGCTTTTCAACACCGTCATCCGGCTTGTGGAACAGGGACGTTTGCCCGAAACACGTAAGTGGTTCTGGAAGCAGACCTATAATCTCCTGTCCCGCGTCTGGTCAGACAAGGACTGGGCATTCATGAACTACGGCTATATGCCGGACGTTCCCTTCCCTCTCGACACAGAGGACGAACCGGACCGGGCCTTTATCGGACTTTACCAGCAAGCCGTGGATGGTCTCGACCTGAACGAAAAAACTGTCGTTGAAGTGGGCAGCGGTCGCGGGGGCGGCTCTTCTTATATCGCACGCTATTTCAAGCCGGCTTCCATGACCGGGCTCGATTATTCTCCTGCGACGGTCAAACGTGCCCGAAAGGTTATACCGCCGCATCCGGCACTCGCCTTTGACGTTGGAGACGCGGAGGCACTTCCACTTGCTGATGAGAGCGTCGACATTATCGTCAACATTGAATCATCCCACTGCTACAGCAACCTGCCGAAATTCTTCTCAGAAGTTGAACGTGTTCTGAAACCCGGAGGCGTATTCACCTGGGCTGATATCCGCGCATCATCAATGATGGAATCGCTGGAAAACCAGTTCGCGGAAACCGGCCTCGTTGACGTTCGTCGAATGGAGCTGACACCCGGTGTTATCAAGGCCCTTGACGCCATGAGTGAACGCAAGAAAGCCCGTATCGGACGGATCCCCCTTATCAGCAAGTTCCTGATGGAATTTGCAGCAACAGAAAACACCAAGCTTTATAAGGGTTTCAGAAATGGCAAGGTCCGTTATCTGGCTCGCAGGTTCCAAAAGCCCGAATAA